A section of the Triticum dicoccoides isolate Atlit2015 ecotype Zavitan chromosome 7A, WEW_v2.0, whole genome shotgun sequence genome encodes:
- the LOC119328747 gene encoding dihydrolipoyllysine-residue acetyltransferase component 2 of pyruvate dehydrogenase complex, mitochondrial-like isoform X2 yields the protein MALLLRHSRKLRRVHGVLDCERGSIARHFSVAAAKEDAVSSSSVHGEYGKKVGRSSIFLDRQSEKDLHAFKVSSREARGSYSSKRMPIAATGVNSLFSCGQVVSARHFSSGADLPPHEAIGMPSLSPTMTEGNIAKWVKKEGDKVSPGEVLCEVETDKATVEMECMEEGYLAKIVCGDGAKEIKVGEIIAITVEEEGDIEKFKDYKASSSAAAPAESKPQSEPVEPKEEKKEVSKAPEPTATKTEESSQSGDRLFSSPVARKLAEDNNVPLSSLKGTGPDGRILKADIEDYLSKGSKKEAAAAPGLGYVDLPNTQIRKVTANRLLQSKQTIPHYYLTVDSRVDKLIKLRSELNPMQDASGGKKISINDLVIKAAALALRKVPACNSSWMNDFIRQYHNVNINVAVQTEHGLFVPVVRDADKKGLAAIADEVKQLASRAKDNSLKPEDYEGGTFTVSNLGGPFGIKQFCAIVNPPQSAILAIGSAEKRVIPGVAEGQYEIGSFMSATLSCDHRVIDGAMGAEWLKAFKGYLEDPTTMLL from the exons atggcgctCCTCCTCCGCCACTCCCGCAAG CTGCGAAGGGTGCACGGCGTCCTGGACTGCGAGCGCGGGAGCATCGCTCGGCACTTCTCTGTCGCCGCTGCAAAAGAAGACG CTGTCTCAAGTTCTAGTGTTCATGGGGAGTACGGGAAAAAGGTTGGAAGGTCGAGCATTTTCCTAGACAGGCAGTCTGAAAAAGATCTCCATGCCTTCAAG GTATCATCACGAGAAGCAAGGGGAAGCTACAGCTCCAAACGGATGCCAATTGCTGCTACTGGGGTCAATAGCTTGTTCTCATG TGGACAGGTAGTTTCGGCAAGACATTTTTCAAGTGGGGCAG atttgccaccacaTGAGGCTATCGGGATGCCTTCTCTTTCCCCTACTATGACCGAG GGAAATATTGCAAAGTGGGTGAAGAAGGAAGGAGACAAAGTTTCACCTGGTGAAGTTCTTTGCGAAGTGGAAACC GATAAAGCTACCGTGGAGATGGAATGCATGGAGGAAGGCTATCTCGCTAAGATAGTTTGTGGAGATGGCGCAAAAGAGATTAAAGTTGGCGAG attattgccaTAACTGTGGAAGAGGAGGGTGATATTGAGAAATTTAAGGATTACAAGGCTTCGTCTTCAGCTGCAGCTCCAGCTGAATCAAAACCCCAATCTGAGCCCGTGGaaccaaaagaagagaagaaagaggtTTCCAAGGCCCCCGAGCCAACAGCTACAAAGACTGAAGAATCTTCTCAGTCAGGGGATCGCTTATTCTCCAGTCCCGTTGCCAGAAAGTTGGCAGAAGACAACAAT GTACCGCTTTCAAGCTTAAAAGGTACTGGTCCAGATGGGCGTATTTTGAAGGCAGACATTGAGGATTACTTGT CCAAGGGTTCGAAGAAGGAAGCTGCAGCAGCTCCAGGACTAGGTTATGTGGATCTTCCAAATACACAAATACGGAAG GTTACTGCAAACCGCCTGCTGCAATCTAAGCAGACTATCCCTCACTACTATCTGACAGTTGATAGCCGTGTTGACAAACTTATCAA ATTGCGGAGTGAGTTGAACCCGATGCAGGATGCATCTGGTGGGAAGAAGATATCTATTAATGATCTTGTTATTAAG GCTGCAGCATTGGCTCTTCGTAAGGTTCCTGCCTGTAACAGTTCCTGGATGAATGATTTTATTCGCCA GTATCACAACGTGAACATTAATGTTGCTGTACAGACTGAGCACGGTTTGTTTGTTCCAGTAGTTAGG GACGCGGACAAGAAAGGCTtggccgctattgctgatgaggtgAAGCAGTTGGCTTCAAGAGCAAAGGATAACAGTCTAAAACCAGAAGATTATGAG GGTGGCACTTTCACCGTCTCTAATCTGGGAGGCCCTTTCGGAATCAAGCAATTCTGCGCCATTGTAAACCCTCCTCAATCGGCAATCTTGGCCATCGGCTCTG CTGAGAAGAGGGTAATCCCCGGGGTGGCTGAGGGCCAGTACGAAATCGGGTCCTTCATGTCAGCCACGCTAAGCTGCGACCACCGGGTCATTGACG GTGCCATGGGTGCGGAATGGCTCAAGGCATTCAAGGGCTACCTCGAGGACCCGACGACCATGCTGCTGTAG
- the LOC119332768 gene encoding uncharacterized protein LOC119332768 isoform X1: protein MGTAEEVGNGLEFLSDLVDRFSLLDLASIDFNPAGELDTCFTQSAVESSMGDIGDAPLTIQVAENNGCEELSLSAADSQQSTRKDDRRAPGWTKRVHIGRAPLERPPCAGRVCALEKTLRGYAEKRTNTVVVPAVGYNFSSLGEAYDFYNLYSWEIGLGIRYGKSRLNVERTKCMQEIVSGCSVNTPLEFHASRIYTRAMFENFGEVLYEAGQYRVEVKNGSKYYLHRYHPERYEKYCRVLYILHSACCR from the exons ATGGGGACGGCGGAGGAGGTCGGCAATGGACTGGAGTTCTTATCAGATCTGGTGGATAG GTTCTCCTTGCTGGATCTTGCATCAATCGATTTCAATCCAGCGGGTGAACTGGATACTTGTTTTACACAGTCAGCTGTTGAATCGAGCATGGGAGATATTGGCGACGCTCCGCTTACAATCCAGGTCGCTGAGAACAACGGCTGCGAGGAACTGAGCTTGTCGGCGGCCGATTCACAACAATCAACAAGAAAAGATGACCGTCGGGCCCCCGGGTGGACAAAAAG GGTTCATATTGGGCGAGCCCCTCTCGAGCGTCCACCTTGTGCTGGAAGAGTATGTGCCCTTGAGAAAACATTAAGAGGATATGCGGAAAAGAGAACAAATACCGTTGTAGTACCAGCTGTTGGATACAACTTCAGTTCATTGGGGGAGGCGTACGACTTCTATAACCTATATTCCTGGGAAATTGGATTGGGAATAAGATACGGAAAAAGTAGGCTCAACGTCGAGAGAACCAAATGTATGCAAGAGATAGTATCTGGATGCTCG GTGAACACACCACTGGAGTTCCACGCTAGCAGGATCTACACTCGAGCTATGTTTGAGAATTTTGGTGAGGTCCTATATGAAGCAGGACAATACAGGGTAGAAgttaaaaatggttcgaaatattACTTACACCGGTACCACCCAGAGAGATACGAGAAGTACTGTAGAGTACTATACATACTACATAGTGCATGTTGTCGCTGA
- the LOC119332768 gene encoding uncharacterized protein LOC119332768 isoform X3 has product MGTAEEVGNGLEFLSDLVDRFSLLDLASIDFNPAGELDTCFTQSAVESSMGDIGDAPLTIQVAENNGCEELSLSAADSQQSTRKDDRRAPGWTKRVHIGRAPLERPPCAGRVCALEKTLRGYAEKRTNTVVVPAVGYNFSSLGEAYDFYNLYSWEIGLGIRYGKSRLNVERTKCMQEIVSGCSQAAPCTYEGNI; this is encoded by the exons ATGGGGACGGCGGAGGAGGTCGGCAATGGACTGGAGTTCTTATCAGATCTGGTGGATAG GTTCTCCTTGCTGGATCTTGCATCAATCGATTTCAATCCAGCGGGTGAACTGGATACTTGTTTTACACAGTCAGCTGTTGAATCGAGCATGGGAGATATTGGCGACGCTCCGCTTACAATCCAGGTCGCTGAGAACAACGGCTGCGAGGAACTGAGCTTGTCGGCGGCCGATTCACAACAATCAACAAGAAAAGATGACCGTCGGGCCCCCGGGTGGACAAAAAG GGTTCATATTGGGCGAGCCCCTCTCGAGCGTCCACCTTGTGCTGGAAGAGTATGTGCCCTTGAGAAAACATTAAGAGGATATGCGGAAAAGAGAACAAATACCGTTGTAGTACCAGCTGTTGGATACAACTTCAGTTCATTGGGGGAGGCGTACGACTTCTATAACCTATATTCCTGGGAAATTGGATTGGGAATAAGATACGGAAAAAGTAGGCTCAACGTCGAGAGAACCAAATGTATGCAAGAGATAGTATCTGGATGCTCG CAAGCTGCCCCATGCACATATGAAGGCAATATATGA
- the LOC119328747 gene encoding dihydrolipoyllysine-residue acetyltransferase component 2 of pyruvate dehydrogenase complex, mitochondrial-like isoform X4 — MALLLRHSRKLRRVHGVLDCERGSIARHFSVAAAKEDAVSSSSVHGEYGKKVGRSSIFLDRQSEKDLHAFKVSSREARGSYSSKRMPIAATGVNSLFSCGQVVSARHFSSGADLPPHEAIGMPSLSPTMTEGNIAKWVKKEGDKVSPGEVLCEVETDKATVEMECMEEGYLAKIVCGDGAKEIKVGEIIAITVEEEGDIEKFKDYKASSSAAAPAESKPQSEPVEPKEEKKEVSKAPEPTATKTEESSQSGDRLFSSPVARKLAEDNNVPLSSLKAKGSKKEAAAAPGLGYVDLPNTQIRKVTANRLLQSKQTIPHYYLTVDSRVDKLIKLRSELNPMQDASGGKKISINDLVIKAAALALRKVPACNSSWMNDFIRQYHNVNINVAVQTEHGLFVPVVRDADKKGLAAIADEVKQLASRAKDNSLKPEDYEGGTFTVSNLGGPFGIKQFCAIVNPPQSAILAIGSAEKRVIPGVAEGQYEIGSFMSATLSCDHRVIDGAMGAEWLKAFKGYLEDPTTMLL, encoded by the exons atggcgctCCTCCTCCGCCACTCCCGCAAG CTGCGAAGGGTGCACGGCGTCCTGGACTGCGAGCGCGGGAGCATCGCTCGGCACTTCTCTGTCGCCGCTGCAAAAGAAGACG CTGTCTCAAGTTCTAGTGTTCATGGGGAGTACGGGAAAAAGGTTGGAAGGTCGAGCATTTTCCTAGACAGGCAGTCTGAAAAAGATCTCCATGCCTTCAAG GTATCATCACGAGAAGCAAGGGGAAGCTACAGCTCCAAACGGATGCCAATTGCTGCTACTGGGGTCAATAGCTTGTTCTCATG TGGACAGGTAGTTTCGGCAAGACATTTTTCAAGTGGGGCAG atttgccaccacaTGAGGCTATCGGGATGCCTTCTCTTTCCCCTACTATGACCGAG GGAAATATTGCAAAGTGGGTGAAGAAGGAAGGAGACAAAGTTTCACCTGGTGAAGTTCTTTGCGAAGTGGAAACC GATAAAGCTACCGTGGAGATGGAATGCATGGAGGAAGGCTATCTCGCTAAGATAGTTTGTGGAGATGGCGCAAAAGAGATTAAAGTTGGCGAG attattgccaTAACTGTGGAAGAGGAGGGTGATATTGAGAAATTTAAGGATTACAAGGCTTCGTCTTCAGCTGCAGCTCCAGCTGAATCAAAACCCCAATCTGAGCCCGTGGaaccaaaagaagagaagaaagaggtTTCCAAGGCCCCCGAGCCAACAGCTACAAAGACTGAAGAATCTTCTCAGTCAGGGGATCGCTTATTCTCCAGTCCCGTTGCCAGAAAGTTGGCAGAAGACAACAAT GTACCGCTTTCAAGCTTAAAAG CCAAGGGTTCGAAGAAGGAAGCTGCAGCAGCTCCAGGACTAGGTTATGTGGATCTTCCAAATACACAAATACGGAAG GTTACTGCAAACCGCCTGCTGCAATCTAAGCAGACTATCCCTCACTACTATCTGACAGTTGATAGCCGTGTTGACAAACTTATCAA ATTGCGGAGTGAGTTGAACCCGATGCAGGATGCATCTGGTGGGAAGAAGATATCTATTAATGATCTTGTTATTAAG GCTGCAGCATTGGCTCTTCGTAAGGTTCCTGCCTGTAACAGTTCCTGGATGAATGATTTTATTCGCCA GTATCACAACGTGAACATTAATGTTGCTGTACAGACTGAGCACGGTTTGTTTGTTCCAGTAGTTAGG GACGCGGACAAGAAAGGCTtggccgctattgctgatgaggtgAAGCAGTTGGCTTCAAGAGCAAAGGATAACAGTCTAAAACCAGAAGATTATGAG GGTGGCACTTTCACCGTCTCTAATCTGGGAGGCCCTTTCGGAATCAAGCAATTCTGCGCCATTGTAAACCCTCCTCAATCGGCAATCTTGGCCATCGGCTCTG CTGAGAAGAGGGTAATCCCCGGGGTGGCTGAGGGCCAGTACGAAATCGGGTCCTTCATGTCAGCCACGCTAAGCTGCGACCACCGGGTCATTGACG GTGCCATGGGTGCGGAATGGCTCAAGGCATTCAAGGGCTACCTCGAGGACCCGACGACCATGCTGCTGTAG
- the LOC119332768 gene encoding uncharacterized protein LOC119332768 isoform X2: protein MGTAEEVGNGLEFLSDLVDRFSLLDLASIDFNPAGELDTCFTQSAVESSMGDIGDAPLTIQVAENNGCEELSLSAADSQQSTRKDDRRAPGWTKRVHIGRAPLERPPCAGRVCALEKTLRGYAEKRTNTVVVPAVGYNFSSLGEAYDFYNLYSWEIGLGIRYGKSRLNVERTKCMQEIVSGCSDMCQQAAPCTYEGNI, encoded by the exons ATGGGGACGGCGGAGGAGGTCGGCAATGGACTGGAGTTCTTATCAGATCTGGTGGATAG GTTCTCCTTGCTGGATCTTGCATCAATCGATTTCAATCCAGCGGGTGAACTGGATACTTGTTTTACACAGTCAGCTGTTGAATCGAGCATGGGAGATATTGGCGACGCTCCGCTTACAATCCAGGTCGCTGAGAACAACGGCTGCGAGGAACTGAGCTTGTCGGCGGCCGATTCACAACAATCAACAAGAAAAGATGACCGTCGGGCCCCCGGGTGGACAAAAAG GGTTCATATTGGGCGAGCCCCTCTCGAGCGTCCACCTTGTGCTGGAAGAGTATGTGCCCTTGAGAAAACATTAAGAGGATATGCGGAAAAGAGAACAAATACCGTTGTAGTACCAGCTGTTGGATACAACTTCAGTTCATTGGGGGAGGCGTACGACTTCTATAACCTATATTCCTGGGAAATTGGATTGGGAATAAGATACGGAAAAAGTAGGCTCAACGTCGAGAGAACCAAATGTATGCAAGAGATAGTATCTGGATGCTCG GATATGTGCCAGCAAGCTGCCCCATGCACATATGAAGGCAATATATGA
- the LOC119328747 gene encoding dihydrolipoyllysine-residue acetyltransferase component 2 of pyruvate dehydrogenase complex, mitochondrial-like isoform X1, with amino-acid sequence MALLLRHSRKLRRVHGVLDCERGSIARHFSVAAAKEDAVSSSSVHGEYGKKVGRSSIFLDRQSEKDLHAFKVSSREARGSYSSKRMPIAATGVNSLFSCGQVVSARHFSSGADLPPHEAIGMPSLSPTMTEGNIAKWVKKEGDKVSPGEVLCEVETDKATVEMECMEEGYLAKIVCGDGAKEIKVGEIIAITVEEEGDIEKFKDYKASSSAAAPAESKPQSEPVEPKEEKKEVSKAPEPTATKTEESSQSGDRLFSSPVARKLAEDNNVPLSSLKGTGPDGRILKADIEDYLSSAAKGSKKEAAAAPGLGYVDLPNTQIRKVTANRLLQSKQTIPHYYLTVDSRVDKLIKLRSELNPMQDASGGKKISINDLVIKAAALALRKVPACNSSWMNDFIRQYHNVNINVAVQTEHGLFVPVVRDADKKGLAAIADEVKQLASRAKDNSLKPEDYEGGTFTVSNLGGPFGIKQFCAIVNPPQSAILAIGSAEKRVIPGVAEGQYEIGSFMSATLSCDHRVIDGAMGAEWLKAFKGYLEDPTTMLL; translated from the exons atggcgctCCTCCTCCGCCACTCCCGCAAG CTGCGAAGGGTGCACGGCGTCCTGGACTGCGAGCGCGGGAGCATCGCTCGGCACTTCTCTGTCGCCGCTGCAAAAGAAGACG CTGTCTCAAGTTCTAGTGTTCATGGGGAGTACGGGAAAAAGGTTGGAAGGTCGAGCATTTTCCTAGACAGGCAGTCTGAAAAAGATCTCCATGCCTTCAAG GTATCATCACGAGAAGCAAGGGGAAGCTACAGCTCCAAACGGATGCCAATTGCTGCTACTGGGGTCAATAGCTTGTTCTCATG TGGACAGGTAGTTTCGGCAAGACATTTTTCAAGTGGGGCAG atttgccaccacaTGAGGCTATCGGGATGCCTTCTCTTTCCCCTACTATGACCGAG GGAAATATTGCAAAGTGGGTGAAGAAGGAAGGAGACAAAGTTTCACCTGGTGAAGTTCTTTGCGAAGTGGAAACC GATAAAGCTACCGTGGAGATGGAATGCATGGAGGAAGGCTATCTCGCTAAGATAGTTTGTGGAGATGGCGCAAAAGAGATTAAAGTTGGCGAG attattgccaTAACTGTGGAAGAGGAGGGTGATATTGAGAAATTTAAGGATTACAAGGCTTCGTCTTCAGCTGCAGCTCCAGCTGAATCAAAACCCCAATCTGAGCCCGTGGaaccaaaagaagagaagaaagaggtTTCCAAGGCCCCCGAGCCAACAGCTACAAAGACTGAAGAATCTTCTCAGTCAGGGGATCGCTTATTCTCCAGTCCCGTTGCCAGAAAGTTGGCAGAAGACAACAAT GTACCGCTTTCAAGCTTAAAAGGTACTGGTCCAGATGGGCGTATTTTGAAGGCAGACATTGAGGATTACTTGT CTTCTGCAGCCAAGGGTTCGAAGAAGGAAGCTGCAGCAGCTCCAGGACTAGGTTATGTGGATCTTCCAAATACACAAATACGGAAG GTTACTGCAAACCGCCTGCTGCAATCTAAGCAGACTATCCCTCACTACTATCTGACAGTTGATAGCCGTGTTGACAAACTTATCAA ATTGCGGAGTGAGTTGAACCCGATGCAGGATGCATCTGGTGGGAAGAAGATATCTATTAATGATCTTGTTATTAAG GCTGCAGCATTGGCTCTTCGTAAGGTTCCTGCCTGTAACAGTTCCTGGATGAATGATTTTATTCGCCA GTATCACAACGTGAACATTAATGTTGCTGTACAGACTGAGCACGGTTTGTTTGTTCCAGTAGTTAGG GACGCGGACAAGAAAGGCTtggccgctattgctgatgaggtgAAGCAGTTGGCTTCAAGAGCAAAGGATAACAGTCTAAAACCAGAAGATTATGAG GGTGGCACTTTCACCGTCTCTAATCTGGGAGGCCCTTTCGGAATCAAGCAATTCTGCGCCATTGTAAACCCTCCTCAATCGGCAATCTTGGCCATCGGCTCTG CTGAGAAGAGGGTAATCCCCGGGGTGGCTGAGGGCCAGTACGAAATCGGGTCCTTCATGTCAGCCACGCTAAGCTGCGACCACCGGGTCATTGACG GTGCCATGGGTGCGGAATGGCTCAAGGCATTCAAGGGCTACCTCGAGGACCCGACGACCATGCTGCTGTAG
- the LOC119328747 gene encoding dihydrolipoyllysine-residue acetyltransferase component 2 of pyruvate dehydrogenase complex, mitochondrial-like isoform X3, with product MALLLRHSRKLRRVHGVLDCERGSIARHFSVAAAKEDAVSSSSVHGEYGKKVGRSSIFLDRQSEKDLHAFKVSSREARGSYSSKRMPIAATGVNSLFSCGQVVSARHFSSGADLPPHEAIGMPSLSPTMTEGNIAKWVKKEGDKVSPGEVLCEVETDKATVEMECMEEGYLAKIVCGDGAKEIKVGEIIAITVEEEGDIEKFKDYKASSSAAAPAESKPQSEPVEPKEEKKEVSKAPEPTATKTEESSQSGDRLFSSPVARKLAEDNNVPLSSLKASAAKGSKKEAAAAPGLGYVDLPNTQIRKVTANRLLQSKQTIPHYYLTVDSRVDKLIKLRSELNPMQDASGGKKISINDLVIKAAALALRKVPACNSSWMNDFIRQYHNVNINVAVQTEHGLFVPVVRDADKKGLAAIADEVKQLASRAKDNSLKPEDYEGGTFTVSNLGGPFGIKQFCAIVNPPQSAILAIGSAEKRVIPGVAEGQYEIGSFMSATLSCDHRVIDGAMGAEWLKAFKGYLEDPTTMLL from the exons atggcgctCCTCCTCCGCCACTCCCGCAAG CTGCGAAGGGTGCACGGCGTCCTGGACTGCGAGCGCGGGAGCATCGCTCGGCACTTCTCTGTCGCCGCTGCAAAAGAAGACG CTGTCTCAAGTTCTAGTGTTCATGGGGAGTACGGGAAAAAGGTTGGAAGGTCGAGCATTTTCCTAGACAGGCAGTCTGAAAAAGATCTCCATGCCTTCAAG GTATCATCACGAGAAGCAAGGGGAAGCTACAGCTCCAAACGGATGCCAATTGCTGCTACTGGGGTCAATAGCTTGTTCTCATG TGGACAGGTAGTTTCGGCAAGACATTTTTCAAGTGGGGCAG atttgccaccacaTGAGGCTATCGGGATGCCTTCTCTTTCCCCTACTATGACCGAG GGAAATATTGCAAAGTGGGTGAAGAAGGAAGGAGACAAAGTTTCACCTGGTGAAGTTCTTTGCGAAGTGGAAACC GATAAAGCTACCGTGGAGATGGAATGCATGGAGGAAGGCTATCTCGCTAAGATAGTTTGTGGAGATGGCGCAAAAGAGATTAAAGTTGGCGAG attattgccaTAACTGTGGAAGAGGAGGGTGATATTGAGAAATTTAAGGATTACAAGGCTTCGTCTTCAGCTGCAGCTCCAGCTGAATCAAAACCCCAATCTGAGCCCGTGGaaccaaaagaagagaagaaagaggtTTCCAAGGCCCCCGAGCCAACAGCTACAAAGACTGAAGAATCTTCTCAGTCAGGGGATCGCTTATTCTCCAGTCCCGTTGCCAGAAAGTTGGCAGAAGACAACAAT GTACCGCTTTCAAGCTTAAAAG CTTCTGCAGCCAAGGGTTCGAAGAAGGAAGCTGCAGCAGCTCCAGGACTAGGTTATGTGGATCTTCCAAATACACAAATACGGAAG GTTACTGCAAACCGCCTGCTGCAATCTAAGCAGACTATCCCTCACTACTATCTGACAGTTGATAGCCGTGTTGACAAACTTATCAA ATTGCGGAGTGAGTTGAACCCGATGCAGGATGCATCTGGTGGGAAGAAGATATCTATTAATGATCTTGTTATTAAG GCTGCAGCATTGGCTCTTCGTAAGGTTCCTGCCTGTAACAGTTCCTGGATGAATGATTTTATTCGCCA GTATCACAACGTGAACATTAATGTTGCTGTACAGACTGAGCACGGTTTGTTTGTTCCAGTAGTTAGG GACGCGGACAAGAAAGGCTtggccgctattgctgatgaggtgAAGCAGTTGGCTTCAAGAGCAAAGGATAACAGTCTAAAACCAGAAGATTATGAG GGTGGCACTTTCACCGTCTCTAATCTGGGAGGCCCTTTCGGAATCAAGCAATTCTGCGCCATTGTAAACCCTCCTCAATCGGCAATCTTGGCCATCGGCTCTG CTGAGAAGAGGGTAATCCCCGGGGTGGCTGAGGGCCAGTACGAAATCGGGTCCTTCATGTCAGCCACGCTAAGCTGCGACCACCGGGTCATTGACG GTGCCATGGGTGCGGAATGGCTCAAGGCATTCAAGGGCTACCTCGAGGACCCGACGACCATGCTGCTGTAG